In Rhododendron vialii isolate Sample 1 chromosome 9a, ASM3025357v1, the following are encoded in one genomic region:
- the LOC131299847 gene encoding uncharacterized protein LOC131299847, protein METPSIAKVSLKLLIDTKEERILFAEAEKDFVDFLFNLLHLPVGTVVRLPTAELSDQQTMAGTLGNLYDSVRNLKETYFQSNQTRDFLLKPKVPFSATQVLPLLRLEGGTSAAKTYYTCPTNGNAFSKNGFHSAYQFHEYFSDNARAVCPSCSNSLSKEISSITMLNKLMARLDGGFDFGWICNEGGYATRGDK, encoded by the coding sequence ATGGAAACCCCCTCCATAGCCAAGGTGAGCCTAAAACTCCTCATTGACACCAAGGAAGAAAGAATCCTCTTCGCGGAAGCAGAGAAAGACTTTGTCGATTTCCTCTTCAACCTTCTCCATTTGCCCGTTGGAACCGTGGTAAGGCTCCCCACGGCGGAACTAAGTGATCAACAAACCATGGCGGGCACTCTCGGCAACCTCTACGACAGTGTCCGAAACCTGAAGGAAACCTACTTCCAGTCTAACCAAACCAGAGACTTTCTCCTGAAACCGAAAGTCCCGTTCTCTGCCACACAAGTACTTCCCCTCTTACGACTCGAGGGCGGCACATCCGCCGCTAAAACGTATTACACTTGCCCGACCAACGGCAACGCCTTCAGCAAAAACGGTTTCCATAGCGCGTACCAATTCCACGAATATTTCTCGGATAATGCCCGTGCCGTTTGTCCCAGTTGCAGCAACAGTTTGTCGAAGGAGATTTCTAGCATTACAATGCTGAACAAACTTAtggcccgtttggatggaggatttgattttgggtggatatgtaatgagggTGGATATGCAACGAGGGGTGATAAGTAA